A section of the Scylla paramamosain isolate STU-SP2022 chromosome 33, ASM3559412v1, whole genome shotgun sequence genome encodes:
- the LOC135089746 gene encoding uncharacterized protein LOC135089746 — translation MSPLPPPLPLLVALLALLGAAPLAAAEVSEAVWHRALVSQAQLDAAATSERFLVADEILCAALANAVPWCHLLTHEGTTCVLYDVVVDSLDAAAADAATPCRTRHRNVCVVEGVPVPHGSMVDHQCLPALCWNGAIIPAPAGTGECLLTHR, via the exons ATGTCGCCGCTGCCTCCGCCCCTGCCACTCCTGGTGGCGCTGCTGGCGCTGCTGGGGGCAGCCCCGCTTGCCGCCGCCGAGGTGAGCGAGGCCGTGTGGCACCGGGCGCTGGTCTCGCAGGCGCAGCTCGACGCCGCCGCCACGTCTGAAAGGTTCCTGGTGGCTGATGAGATCCTGTGCGCCGCCCTGGCCAACGCCGTCCCCTGGTGTCACCTGCTGACCCACGAGGGCACCACCTGTGTCCTGTACGACGTGGTGGTGGACAGTCtggacgccgccgccgccgacgCCGCCACGCCCTGCAGGACCCGCCACCGCAACG TGTGTGTCGTGGAGGGCGTGCCGGTGCCTCACGGGTCCATGGTGGATCACCAGTGCCTCCCCGCCCTCTGCTGGAATGGTGCCATCATTCCCGCCCCAGCAGGCACAGGTGAGTGTTTGCTGACACACAGGTGA
- the LOC135089743 gene encoding uncharacterized protein LOC135089743, whose product MRLPLASLVLAIGCVGITFAQYSYLPPTNPLIPDGSGNGNGILTPPPVRPPPVVPPVRPPTTRPPYVPPTTRPPTRPTRPPTQPPRPPPTRPPIRPPTQPPRPPTQPPRPPTQPPRPPTLPPRPPTLPPRPPTQPPRPPTQPPRPPTQPPRPPTQPPRPPTQPPRPPTRPPTRPPIPTRPPPPTRPPQPPTRPPTRPPTTPDDHDHHHHDDHHHHHHHSDDPLDWLRESVPGEPGEDYPIYGWPIIETSFSCSGRPAGFYADPETRCQVFHICNYNTGIKNICPNGTIFSQEHFTCRWWNEVNCEQAESFYELNNQIGVVPPDSPYQPQPLPSIPQTPSPVRPQPPRPVTPVRPPQPPQPITPVRPTPPRPVTPVRPTPPRPVTPVRPTPPRPVTPVRPTPPRPVTPVRPTPPRPVTPVRPTPPRPVTPVRPTPPRPVTPVRPTPPRPVTPVRPTPPRPVTPVRPTPPRPVTPVRPTPPRPVTPVRPTPPRPVTPVRPTPPRPVTPVRPTPPRPVTPVRPTPPRPVTPVRPTPPRPVTPVRPAPPSTAPGYDISPPKTPANLYGPPN is encoded by the exons GGTGTGTGGGGATCACCTTTGCCCAATATAGTTACCTGCCCCCGACGAATCCCCTTATCCCTGATGGAAGTGGGAATGGCAATGGCATCCTCACCCCGCCCCCGGTAAGGCCGCCGCCCGTCGTGCCCCCCGTGAGGCCGCCGACCACCAGACCTCCCTATGTG CCACCAACGACTCGTCCTCCTACTCGTCCTACTCGTCCCCCAACTCAGCCCCCACGTCCCCCACCAACCAGACCACCCATTCGTCCCCCTACTCAGCCTCCTCGTCCCCCTACCCAGCCTCCTCGTCCCCCTACCCAGCCTCCTCGTCCCCCTACCTTGCCTCCTCGTCCCCCTACTCTGCCTCCTCGTCCCCCTACCCAGCCTCCTCGTCCCCCTACCCAACCTCCTCGTCCCCCTACCCAACCTCCTCGACCCCCTACCcaacctcctcgtcctcctaccCAGCCTCCTCGTCCCCCAACTCGTCCTCCTACTCGTCCCCCTATACCAACTCGCCCTCCACCACCTACTCGTCCCCCTCAACCCCCAACGCGTCCCCCGACCCGCCCTCCCACCACCCCTgacgaccacgaccaccaccaccacgatgaccaccaccaccaccaccaccacagcgacGACCCACTGGACTGGCTGAGGGAGTCTGTTCCTGGAGAGCCTGGCGAGGACTACCCGATCTATGGCTGGCCGATCATTGAGACCTCCTTCAGCTGCTCCGGCCGTCCTGCAG gTTTCTACGCTGACCCAGAGACGCGGTGCCAAGTGTTCCACATATGCAACTACAACACTGGCATCAAGAACATCTGTCCCAACGGCACCATCTTCTCCCAGGAGCATTTCACCTGCCGCTGGTGGAACGAGGTGAACTGCGAACAGGCCGAGTCATTCTACGAGCTTAACAACCAAATTGGTGTAGTCCCCCCTGACAGCCCCTACCAGCCGCAGCCCCTGCCCAGCATCCCACAGACACCATCCCCAGTCCGTCCCCAGCCCCCACGTCCCGTCACTCCAGTAAGgcctccacaaccaccacaacccatCACCCCAGTAAGGCCTACACCACCACGTCCTGTCACCCCAGTAAGGCCTACACCACCACGTCCTGTCACCCCAGTAAGGCCTACACCACCACGTCCTGTCACCCCAGTAAGGCCTACACCACCACGTCCTGTCACCCCAGTAAGGCCTACACCACCACGTCCTGTCACCCCAGTAAGGCCTACACCACCACGTCCTGTCACCCCAGTAAGGCCTACACCACCACGTCCTGTCACCCCAGTAAGACCTACACCACCACGACCTGTCACCCCAGTAAGACCTACACCACCACGACCTGTCACCCCAGTAAGACCTACACCACCACGACCTGTCACCCCAGTAAGACCTACACCACCACGCCCTGTAACCCCAGTAAGGCCTACACCACCACGCCCTGTAACCCCAGTAAGACCTACACCACCACGACCTGTCACCCCAGTAAGGCCTACACCACCACGCCCTGTAACCCCAGTAAGGCCTACACCACCACGCCCTGTCACACCAGTAAGGCCTACACCACCACGACCTGTCACCCCAGTACGGCCTGCACCCCCAAGCACAGCTCCTGGATACGACATCTCGCCGCCTAAGACCCCAGCGAATCTGTACGGACCACCAAACTAA